From Bacillus rossius redtenbacheri isolate Brsri chromosome 16, Brsri_v3, whole genome shotgun sequence, a single genomic window includes:
- the LOC134540303 gene encoding uncharacterized protein LOC134540303 has protein sequence MLDFHSYVLSHVEQSTTTFTVSYLVTLFSILVTSEVGIIALWAKNSRRRNAFELLSTVDKKILGIAPGSHLRDLKSPKAIFVITSVVMFTAAVAKNLTFCGTLEQHLYAVGSYAKNVAILVLTGNYLNMVMLIQHRLRILDDELRKHTYLRRSFVLTTTNEGLLSTSSTRAIGCASLWCPRNRRSSLIDLFGPRVDLELDGFVTLVAAVRSAYNSLCNITSLVNDVYGTPIFFYLLTFCAVTTSNLLHILLFWFRPAYIGNSSISYATLFTFLLWTVFHILQTLTVIFACSATNRWRQTLSDTVIELLVEPGMSDDASKELTLFSDVIRMRRLEFSAGGFFTIDMPELFSMFSATVTYLIVLIQFSSP, from the coding sequence ATGCTCGATTTTCACTCGTACGTGCTGAGTCATGTTGAGCAGTCAACGACCACGTTCACGGTGTCCTACCTGGTTACATTATTCTCGATACTCGTCACCAGCGAAGTGGGCATCATCGCGTTGTGGGCGAAGAATTCGCGCAGGCGAAACGCCTTTGAGCTGCTTTCGACGGTCGACAAGAAAATCCTCGGTATCGCGCCCGGTAGCCACTTGAGAGATCTGAAAAGCCCGAAAGCGATCTTCGTAATCACGTCTGTGGTGATGTTCACCGCAGCCGTTGCCAAGAACTTGACTTTCTGCGGCACCCTGGAGCAGCATCTGTACGCCGTCGGTTCGTACGCGAAGAACGTCGCGATACTGGTGCTCACGGGAAACTACTTGAACATGGTTATGCTCATCCAACATCGGCTGAGAATTCTTGATGACGAGCTTCGCAAACATACTTACTTGCGAAGATCGTTCGTGCTGACAACGACCAATGAGGGACTGTTGTCCACTTCGTCCACGCGTGCCATTGGCTGCGCTTCCCTGTGGTGTCCGCGAAACCGTAGGAGTTCACTAATCGATTTGTTCGGTCCGAGAGTTGATCTAGAACTCGATGGCTTCGTCACCCTGGTTGCCGCTGTAAGATCAGCGTACAACAGTCTGTGCAATATCACTTCTTTGGTCAACGACGTCTACGGAACGCCCATTTTTTTCTACCTGCTGACGTTTTGTGCAGTCACTACCAGCAACTTGCTGCACATCCTGTTGTTTTGGTTCAGGCCGGCCTACATCGGCAACTCCAGCATTTCATACGCCACACTTTTCACTTTCTTGCTGTGGACCGTTTTCCATATTCTCCAGACGCTGACGGTCATTTTCGCTTGCAGCGCTACGAATCGGTGGCGACAGACCTTGAGTGACACTGTCATAGAGTTGCTTGTGGAGCCAGGAATGAGCGACGACGCATCGAAGGAGCTCACGCTATTCTCAGACGTGATCCGTATGCGAAGACTGGAGTTTAGTGCTGGCGGCTTCTTCACTATAGACATGCCTGAGCTGTTTTCCATGTTCTCCGCGACCGTCACATACTTGATAGTCCTTATCCAATTTTCATCACCATGA